One window from the genome of uncultured Tateyamaria sp. encodes:
- a CDS encoding EAL domain-containing protein produces the protein MTDKTARLMGETMTRGMTTDETINTALEFVRSHLGMEVAYLSEFIGDDLAFRAVSAPGLEQMISVGDTMPLDAVYCRHILAGRLPELIPDTKDEALCQDIDLTHAIPIRSHASIPIRRRDGSIYGMFCCLSRTARTDLNTRDLDVMRAFAAISAEQVNARLMVETEQSDIRTRIQDMLDTQEFDVVYQPIMDAQQKLPKGFEALCRFQSDPYRAPNLWFDEARLVGMQIALEVCVIERALQALNHLPASVYLSVNASPDTVASGVLADVFADWPTERVVLEVTEHTKATDDDALEKALQKLRFTGVRLAIDDAGAGYSGLQQIVRLLPDIIKLDISLTTRIDQDVVRRSLSAALVSFAREIGADIVAEGIETGDELLTLAGLGVPLAQGYFLGRPDSLDAAAAWFTPGQGENRA, from the coding sequence ATGACGGACAAGACCGCCCGCCTTATGGGCGAAACCATGACCCGTGGCATGACCACGGACGAAACGATCAACACGGCGCTTGAATTTGTACGCAGCCACTTGGGGATGGAGGTGGCCTATCTTTCGGAATTCATCGGTGATGACCTCGCCTTTCGCGCCGTCAGTGCGCCGGGCCTGGAACAGATGATTTCGGTCGGCGACACGATGCCGCTCGACGCGGTGTATTGTCGGCACATCCTGGCCGGACGACTGCCCGAACTGATCCCGGACACCAAAGACGAAGCGCTGTGCCAGGACATCGATTTGACACATGCAATTCCGATCAGGTCCCATGCCAGCATCCCGATCCGGCGGCGCGACGGATCGATCTACGGCATGTTCTGCTGCCTCAGCCGCACGGCACGGACCGACCTGAACACGCGCGACCTCGATGTGATGCGCGCCTTTGCGGCCATCTCGGCCGAACAGGTGAACGCGCGCCTGATGGTCGAAACGGAACAAAGCGACATACGGACCCGCATTCAGGACATGCTGGACACCCAGGAGTTTGACGTCGTGTACCAACCGATCATGGATGCCCAGCAGAAACTCCCGAAAGGGTTCGAAGCGCTGTGTCGTTTTCAATCGGACCCGTACCGTGCCCCCAACCTGTGGTTTGACGAGGCGCGCCTCGTCGGTATGCAGATCGCGCTTGAGGTGTGCGTGATCGAACGCGCCTTGCAAGCGCTCAACCACTTGCCCGCATCTGTCTATCTGTCCGTAAACGCCTCGCCCGACACCGTCGCATCGGGGGTGCTCGCGGATGTGTTCGCCGATTGGCCGACAGAACGGGTTGTGCTGGAAGTGACGGAACACACCAAGGCCACCGACGACGACGCGCTGGAAAAAGCCTTGCAAAAACTGCGCTTTACGGGTGTGCGGCTGGCCATTGACGATGCCGGGGCCGGCTATTCCGGCCTACAACAAATCGTGCGGCTGCTGCCCGACATCATCAAATTGGACATCTCGCTGACCACCCGGATTGATCAGGACGTGGTGCGCCGCTCGCTCAGCGCGGCCCTTGTGTCCTTTGCCAGGGAAATTGGTGCGGACATCGTGGCCGAAGGGATCGAAACAGGGGACGAATTGCTGACACTCGCGGGTCTTGGCGTGCCATTGGCCCAGGGGTACTTCCTGGGCCGGCCAGACAGCCTTGACGCGGCGGCGGCGTGGTTCACACCCGGTCAAGGTGAGAACCGCGCATAA
- the mmsB gene encoding 3-hydroxyisobutyrate dehydrogenase — MALKLEGSGMKIGFIGLGNMGAPMAANLAKAGHAVSGFDVAGTTADGVAQASSAAEAAADKDIVITMLPNGDILRAVAHDIIPVMKAGATLIDCSTVDVESARAVAAQADAAGLGCVDAPVSGGIGGAAGGTLTFMAGGSAQAFEAARPLFDIMGQKAVHCGDAGAGQAAKICNNMILGATMIATCEAFALADKLGLDRQKMFDVVSTSSGYSWTMNAYCPAPGVGPVSPADNNYTPGFAAELMLKDLGLSQQAAEAVDADTPMGARALELYRQFVENEGGKGKDFSAMLPRFETRGRD, encoded by the coding sequence ATGGCACTTAAACTGGAGGGATCAGGCATGAAGATCGGTTTTATCGGCCTCGGCAACATGGGCGCGCCCATGGCTGCGAACCTCGCCAAGGCGGGGCACGCGGTCTCGGGGTTTGACGTCGCGGGCACGACGGCGGACGGGGTGGCACAGGCCTCAAGCGCGGCCGAAGCGGCGGCAGACAAGGACATCGTGATCACCATGCTGCCCAACGGGGACATCCTGCGCGCCGTGGCACATGACATCATTCCAGTTATGAAGGCCGGTGCCACCCTGATCGACTGTTCCACCGTGGATGTAGAGAGCGCCCGCGCGGTGGCCGCACAGGCCGACGCCGCAGGGCTTGGATGTGTCGACGCCCCCGTTTCGGGCGGCATCGGCGGCGCGGCGGGCGGCACGCTTACCTTCATGGCGGGTGGCAGCGCCCAGGCGTTCGAGGCCGCCAGACCGCTTTTCGACATCATGGGTCAAAAGGCGGTGCATTGCGGCGATGCAGGCGCCGGTCAGGCGGCCAAGATCTGCAACAACATGATCCTGGGTGCCACCATGATCGCCACGTGCGAGGCATTCGCACTGGCCGACAAGCTGGGCCTCGACCGGCAAAAGATGTTCGACGTCGTCAGCACCTCGTCAGGCTATTCCTGGACCATGAATGCCTATTGCCCCGCGCCCGGTGTCGGCCCCGTCAGCCCTGCCGACAACAACTACACCCCCGGCTTCGCGGCGGAATTGATGCTCAAGGATCTGGGCCTGAGCCAACAGGCCGCCGAAGCGGTCGATGCCGACACGCCGATGGGCGCGCGCGCGCTGGAACTGTATCGCCAATTCGTTGAAAACGAAGGCGGAAAAGGCAAGGATTTCAGCGCCATGCTGCCCCGCTTCGAAACGCGCGGGCGCGATTGA
- a CDS encoding RidA family protein, producing MTDIKRFDTDHRMSQAVVHGNTVYLAGQCGTAHAPIQTQTREALSKIDHHLATVGTDKAQLLSVTIWLSSIADYDAVNAVWDAWVAPGTAPARSCGEVQIGGEGYNIEIICTAALS from the coding sequence ATGACTGACATCAAACGCTTCGACACGGACCACAGGATGAGCCAAGCCGTAGTACACGGGAATACCGTGTATCTCGCTGGTCAGTGCGGCACCGCACATGCACCGATCCAAACCCAAACTCGCGAAGCGCTCTCAAAAATTGATCACCATCTGGCGACGGTCGGAACTGACAAGGCGCAACTTCTATCCGTAACAATCTGGCTCAGCTCTATTGCCGACTATGACGCCGTCAATGCTGTCTGGGACGCGTGGGTGGCACCGGGAACGGCCCCCGCCCGATCCTGTGGCGAAGTGCAGATCGGCGGAGAGGGGTATAACATCGAAATCATTTGCACGGCGGCTTTGTCATGA
- a CDS encoding acyl-CoA dehydrogenase family protein, whose product MDFALTEEQSAIFDMAHAFGQSEIAPHARDWEAAGTIPKDLWPKVGELGFASLYVSEDAGGAGLSRLDATLVFEALSMACPSVAAFLSIHNMCAKMLDSFAGDDLKARVMPDVLSMNTVLSYCLTEPGSGSDAAALRTRAERTNEGYTLNGTKAFISGGGYSDAYVCMVRTGEDGPKGVSTVYVEDGTDGLSFGGLEDKMGWRSQPTAQVQFDNCNIPSGNLVGEKGQGFKYAMMGLDGGRLNIAACSLGAAQSAIDATLAYMGERKAFGQPIDQLQGLQFRLADMEIELQAARTFLRQAAWKLDTGAPDATKFCAMAKKFVTDAGSKVVDQCLQLHGGYGYLADYGIEKLVRDLRVHQILEGTNEIMRVIVARDMLKNR is encoded by the coding sequence ATGGACTTCGCATTGACCGAGGAACAATCGGCGATTTTCGACATGGCCCACGCCTTTGGCCAGTCCGAGATTGCCCCGCACGCCCGCGACTGGGAAGCGGCGGGCACGATCCCCAAGGACCTGTGGCCCAAGGTGGGCGAATTGGGCTTTGCCTCTCTCTATGTCTCCGAGGATGCCGGGGGCGCCGGGCTGTCCCGTCTGGACGCCACCCTGGTGTTCGAGGCGCTGTCGATGGCCTGCCCGTCTGTCGCCGCCTTCCTGTCCATCCACAACATGTGCGCCAAGATGCTGGACAGCTTTGCGGGTGACGACCTGAAGGCGCGGGTGATGCCCGATGTGCTGAGTATGAACACCGTTCTCAGCTATTGCTTGACCGAACCCGGCTCGGGCTCGGACGCCGCCGCCCTGCGCACCCGTGCGGAGCGGACAAACGAAGGCTATACCCTGAACGGGACCAAGGCGTTCATCTCCGGCGGCGGCTATTCCGATGCGTATGTCTGCATGGTCCGCACGGGCGAGGATGGGCCCAAAGGCGTCTCGACCGTCTATGTCGAGGACGGCACGGACGGGCTGTCCTTCGGCGGACTTGAGGACAAAATGGGCTGGCGCAGCCAACCTACGGCGCAAGTTCAGTTTGACAATTGCAACATTCCAAGCGGCAATCTGGTTGGGGAAAAGGGTCAGGGTTTCAAATATGCGATGATGGGGCTGGATGGCGGCCGTCTGAACATCGCCGCCTGTTCGTTGGGCGCCGCACAATCTGCCATCGATGCGACGCTTGCGTATATGGGCGAGCGCAAAGCCTTCGGCCAGCCCATCGACCAGTTACAGGGTCTGCAATTTCGCCTCGCGGACATGGAGATCGAACTACAAGCCGCCCGCACCTTTTTGCGGCAAGCCGCGTGGAAGCTCGACACTGGCGCGCCGGACGCGACAAAGTTCTGTGCCATGGCGAAGAAGTTCGTGACGGATGCAGGCAGCAAGGTTGTCGACCAATGCCTGCAACTGCACGGCGGCTACGGCTACCTCGCGGATTACGGCATCGAAAAACTGGTTCGTGATCTGCGGGTGCACCAGATCCTCGAAGGCACGAACGAGATCATGCGGGTGATCGTGGCGCGGGACATGTTGAAGAACCGATGA
- a CDS encoding CoA-acylating methylmalonate-semialdehyde dehydrogenase: MQELSHYIDGAHVSGTSGRFADVMNPATGEVQARVPLASTNEVAHAVEIAARAQPAWAATNPQRRARVLMKFVSLLNRDMDKLAEALSREHGKTLPDAAGDVQRGLEVVEYCIGAPHLLKGEYTDSAGPGIDMYSMRQALGVTAGITPFNFPAMIPMWMFAPAIACGNAFILKPSERDPSVPLMLAELMEEAGLPKGILQVVNGDKEAVDAILHNDVIQSIGFVGSTPIAEYIYATGCANGKRVQCFGGAKNHMIVMPDADMDQAADALVGAGYGAAGERCMAISVAVPVGDETADRLIEKLVPRIEKLKVGPYTAGNDVDYGPVVTAAAKANIERLVQTGIDQGAELVVDGRDFKLQGYEDGYFVGPHLFDRATPDMDIYKQEIFGPVLTTVRAQTYEEAIGLAMDHEYGNGTAIFTRDGDTARDFANRINIGMVGINVPIPVPLAYHTFGGWKKSVFGDLNQHGPDAFKFYTRTKTVTARWPSGIKEGGEFSIPVME; this comes from the coding sequence ATGCAAGAGCTTTCCCACTATATCGACGGCGCCCATGTCAGCGGCACGTCGGGCCGTTTCGCTGATGTGATGAACCCTGCCACGGGTGAAGTGCAGGCGCGTGTGCCTCTTGCCTCGACCAATGAAGTTGCACACGCCGTCGAGATTGCGGCCAGGGCGCAGCCTGCCTGGGCCGCCACCAATCCGCAGCGCCGGGCGCGGGTGTTGATGAAATTCGTCAGCCTGCTCAACCGCGACATGGACAAGTTGGCCGAGGCGCTCAGCCGCGAGCATGGCAAGACGCTGCCGGATGCGGCGGGTGACGTGCAGCGCGGCCTTGAGGTTGTGGAATACTGCATCGGTGCGCCGCATCTGCTGAAAGGCGAATACACCGACAGCGCAGGCCCCGGCATCGACATGTATTCCATGCGTCAGGCCCTTGGCGTCACGGCGGGCATCACGCCGTTCAACTTCCCCGCCATGATCCCGATGTGGATGTTTGCCCCCGCCATTGCCTGCGGTAACGCCTTTATCCTCAAACCGTCCGAACGTGATCCGTCCGTCCCGCTGATGCTGGCCGAGCTGATGGAGGAGGCCGGCCTGCCCAAGGGCATCCTGCAAGTGGTGAACGGCGACAAGGAGGCCGTGGATGCCATTCTGCATAACGACGTGATCCAGTCCATCGGCTTTGTCGGATCGACGCCGATCGCGGAATACATCTATGCAACCGGCTGCGCGAACGGCAAACGGGTACAGTGCTTTGGCGGGGCCAAGAACCACATGATCGTCATGCCTGATGCCGACATGGATCAGGCCGCCGACGCGCTTGTGGGCGCAGGTTATGGCGCCGCGGGCGAACGCTGCATGGCGATCAGTGTCGCAGTGCCCGTGGGGGACGAAACCGCCGACCGCCTGATCGAAAAGCTGGTGCCGCGCATCGAAAAGCTGAAGGTCGGCCCCTACACCGCTGGCAATGACGTGGACTATGGCCCCGTCGTGACGGCGGCGGCCAAGGCCAACATCGAACGGCTGGTGCAGACCGGCATCGACCAAGGCGCAGAACTGGTCGTCGATGGGCGTGATTTCAAACTCCAGGGGTACGAGGATGGCTATTTCGTTGGCCCGCATCTCTTTGACCGTGCGACCCCCGATATGGATATCTACAAGCAGGAAATCTTTGGCCCTGTCCTGACCACGGTCCGTGCGCAGACCTATGAAGAGGCTATCGGCCTTGCCATGGACCACGAATACGGCAACGGTACCGCGATCTTTACCCGCGATGGGGACACGGCCCGCGACTTTGCCAACCGGATCAACATCGGCATGGTCGGGATCAACGTGCCGATCCCCGTGCCGCTGGCCTACCACACCTTTGGTGGTTGGAAAAAATCCGTATTTGGGGACCTAAATCAACACGGTCCTGACGCATTTAAGTTCTACACGCGTACAAAGACAGTGACGGCCCGGTGGCCGTCCGGCATAAAGGAAGGCGGAGAATTCTCGATACCCGTCATGGAGTGA
- a CDS encoding LysR family transcriptional regulator has translation MLPHWDDLRLFLAVARAETLSAAAKTVRKDAATLGRRVARLERDLDVVLFRKSPQGYALTEAGAQLLDRAEAAEAAMRAATEGITGPDRDAANAGLTGQVRIGAPDGCANYVLPQVCARLGAAHPNLDIQIVALPRVFNLSRREADLAIGVSAPTAGQLTVQRITDYRLHFAASTAYLAAAPQLTHIRDLAAHRIVGYIPDMIFDRELDYLADAGVARVAMASNSVAVQLNLLRQGAGIGVVHDFALPFAPGLARVLVDEMSLNRSFFLIRHQSDTRDRRLNHFAELLVQGVRAEVAQLEAKA, from the coding sequence TTGCTGCCGCATTGGGATGATTTGCGCCTGTTTCTGGCGGTGGCGCGGGCCGAAACCCTGTCGGCCGCGGCCAAGACCGTGCGCAAGGATGCGGCGACCCTTGGGCGGCGGGTGGCGCGGCTGGAACGGGATCTGGATGTGGTGTTGTTCCGCAAATCCCCGCAGGGCTATGCGCTGACAGAGGCAGGCGCGCAACTGCTGGACCGGGCCGAGGCGGCGGAAGCCGCGATGCGGGCCGCAACCGAGGGGATCACGGGCCCGGACCGCGATGCCGCCAATGCGGGGCTTACGGGACAGGTGCGCATCGGTGCACCCGATGGCTGTGCCAATTACGTGTTGCCGCAAGTCTGCGCCCGGTTGGGGGCGGCGCATCCGAACCTTGATATCCAGATCGTCGCCTTGCCACGTGTCTTCAACCTGTCCCGGCGCGAAGCGGACCTGGCCATCGGCGTCAGCGCCCCCACCGCAGGGCAGTTGACGGTCCAGCGGATCACCGATTACCGCCTGCATTTTGCGGCAAGCACGGCGTACCTGGCCGCCGCGCCACAGTTGACGCATATCCGCGATCTCGCGGCACATCGGATTGTCGGATACATTCCTGACATGATTTTTGACCGGGAATTGGACTATCTGGCGGATGCGGGCGTGGCCCGTGTTGCGATGGCGTCAAATTCGGTCGCGGTGCAATTGAACCTGTTGCGGCAGGGGGCTGGGATTGGTGTTGTGCACGACTTTGCCTTGCCCTTCGCGCCGGGGCTGGCGCGCGTGCTGGTGGACGAAATGTCGCTGAACCGCAGCTTTTTCCTGATCCGCCACCAGTCGGACACACGCGACAGACGCCTGAACCACTTTGCCGAATTGCTGGTGCAGGGCGTGCGTGCGGAAGTCGCGCAGCTTGAGGCAAAGGCCTGA
- a CDS encoding CBS domain-containing protein, which translates to MLVHQILKSKSDDAVVTVTPGTKVSDAAKILAERKIGTVVVSADGQTAEGILSERDIVRVLAKRGGAILSEPVDTFMTSKLVTCGRQDKADDVLTKMTEGRFRHMPVIEDGHLVGLITLGDVVKARLAELSMEKDALQGMIMGH; encoded by the coding sequence ATGCTTGTGCACCAAATTCTCAAGTCGAAATCCGACGATGCCGTTGTCACGGTGACGCCGGGCACCAAGGTATCTGACGCGGCAAAGATCCTGGCGGAACGCAAGATCGGGACGGTCGTGGTGTCGGCAGACGGGCAGACGGCCGAGGGTATCCTGTCTGAACGCGATATCGTGCGGGTGCTTGCCAAGCGGGGCGGGGCGATCCTGAGCGAGCCTGTGGACACCTTCATGACGTCGAAACTGGTGACCTGCGGGCGGCAGGACAAGGCCGATGACGTGCTGACCAAGATGACCGAGGGTCGATTTCGGCACATGCCGGTGATCGAGGACGGCCATCTGGTCGGGCTGATTACCCTGGGTGATGTGGTCAAGGCCCGGTTGGCGGAACTGTCCATGGAAAAGGATGCCCTGCAGGGCATGATCATGGGTCACTGA
- the coaD gene encoding pantetheine-phosphate adenylyltransferase yields the protein MRIGLYPGTFDPITLGHIDIIRRASPMVDKLVIGVAINRDKGPLFSLENRVEMIEAECAKLSRQTGTEILVHPFENLLIDCARDVGAQIIFRGLRAVADFEYEFQMVGMNRQLDDSIETVFLMAEAEHQAIASKLVKEIARLGGDVSKFVTPLVNDALEERFG from the coding sequence ATGCGCATCGGCCTATACCCCGGCACATTTGATCCCATCACGCTGGGGCATATCGACATCATAAGGCGGGCCAGCCCCATGGTGGACAAACTGGTTATCGGCGTGGCCATCAACCGCGACAAGGGTCCGCTGTTTTCCCTGGAAAACCGGGTCGAGATGATCGAGGCCGAATGCGCCAAGCTGAGCAGGCAGACGGGCACCGAGATCCTCGTACACCCGTTCGAGAATCTGCTGATCGACTGTGCCCGCGATGTCGGTGCCCAAATCATCTTCCGTGGCCTGCGCGCGGTGGCGGATTTCGAATATGAATTCCAGATGGTGGGCATGAACCGGCAGCTGGATGACAGCATCGAAACGGTTTTCCTGATGGCCGAGGCCGAGCATCAGGCAATTGCATCCAAACTGGTCAAAGAGATCGCCCGCCTGGGCGGGGACGTCAGCAAATTCGTGACGCCCTTGGTGAATGACGCGTTGGAAGAGCGGTTTGGGTGA
- a CDS encoding sel1 repeat family protein — MLKPVVMMASCLVLANAALADDAPVTVENELGILNPQDTGQEMLIRKIEMGVIDSVTCSLGINVTKTDNPELSRTLTRRCAEAGYTKAMTWMSQLENNGLGGDYNPDASAEWDRRAAEAGDPVGRFNHGLNLMRGHGIAQDEALGRRYVDQAARDGLEIAKRLQGADYDLDEVTPDADNWRYQPLF; from the coding sequence ATGCTGAAACCTGTTGTCATGATGGCGTCATGTCTGGTGCTTGCAAACGCCGCTTTGGCCGATGACGCACCCGTCACGGTCGAAAATGAATTGGGGATCCTCAACCCCCAAGACACCGGTCAGGAAATGCTGATACGCAAGATCGAGATGGGTGTGATTGATTCCGTCACCTGTTCGCTGGGCATCAACGTCACAAAAACCGACAATCCCGAACTGTCGCGCACGCTCACCCGACGCTGTGCCGAAGCCGGTTACACCAAGGCCATGACCTGGATGAGCCAGCTTGAAAACAACGGTCTTGGCGGAGATTATAATCCAGATGCGTCTGCCGAATGGGACCGGCGCGCCGCAGAGGCAGGCGATCCTGTCGGGCGCTTCAATCACGGTCTGAACCTGATGCGCGGCCATGGCATCGCGCAGGACGAGGCATTGGGACGCAGATATGTGGACCAGGCGGCACGGGATGGGTTAGAGATTGCCAAACGGCTGCAAGGCGCGGACTACGATCTGGACGAGGTTACGCCTGACGCAGACAATTGGCGCTATCAACCGCTGTTCTGA
- the gap gene encoding type I glyceraldehyde-3-phosphate dehydrogenase — MAIKVAINGFGRIGRNVLRAIIESGRTDIEVVAINDLGPVETNAHLLQYDSVHGRFPVNVKVVGDTIDVGTGPIKVTAERNPADLPWSHVDIVMECTGIFTSKDACQAHLENGSSRVLISAPGKEADKTIVYGVNHTALTGDDVVVSNASCTTNCLTPVAKVLHDQFGIKRGFMTTIHSYTGDQPTLDTMHKDLYRARAAAMNMIPTSTGAAKAVGLVMPELNGKLDGVAIRVPTPNVSCVDLTVEMDRDVTVDEINAAMTAAAASGPLDGVLGVVDAKLVSMDFNHDPHSSIFATDQTKVMDGNFVRVLSWYDNEWGFSNRMGDTAVEMGKYL, encoded by the coding sequence ATGGCCATCAAAGTTGCAATCAACGGCTTCGGGCGCATCGGGCGCAACGTGCTGCGCGCCATCATCGAAAGCGGTCGGACGGATATAGAGGTGGTTGCCATCAACGACCTTGGACCGGTCGAGACCAATGCCCACCTGCTGCAATATGACAGCGTGCATGGCCGCTTTCCTGTCAATGTGAAGGTTGTTGGCGACACGATTGACGTCGGCACCGGTCCGATCAAGGTCACGGCAGAGCGGAACCCGGCAGACCTGCCCTGGTCCCACGTGGATATCGTGATGGAATGCACGGGCATCTTCACGTCCAAGGACGCATGCCAGGCGCATCTGGAAAACGGCTCGAGCCGTGTGCTGATCTCAGCCCCCGGCAAGGAGGCTGACAAGACGATTGTCTATGGCGTGAACCACACCGCGCTGACCGGTGATGATGTGGTGGTGTCGAACGCATCCTGCACCACGAACTGCCTGACACCCGTCGCCAAGGTCCTGCACGACCAGTTCGGAATCAAGCGCGGTTTCATGACGACAATCCACAGCTATACCGGTGACCAGCCGACGCTGGACACGATGCACAAGGATCTCTACCGCGCCCGCGCGGCGGCGATGAACATGATCCCCACCTCGACCGGTGCCGCCAAGGCAGTTGGTCTTGTGATGCCGGAGCTGAACGGCAAGCTGGACGGTGTGGCCATCCGCGTGCCCACACCCAATGTATCGTGCGTTGACCTGACAGTGGAAATGGACCGCGACGTGACCGTGGACGAGATCAACGCCGCGATGACGGCCGCCGCGGCATCCGGTCCGCTGGACGGCGTTTTGGGCGTTGTGGATGCCAAACTGGTGTCGATGGACTTTAACCACGACCCTCATTCGTCGATCTTTGCCACGGATCAGACCAAGGTGATGGACGGCAATTTCGTCCGCGTCCTGTCGTGGTATGACAACGAATGGGGCTTTTCCAACCGCATGGGCGACACGGCTGTCGAGATGGGCAAGTACCTGTAA
- the gap gene encoding type I glyceraldehyde-3-phosphate dehydrogenase, translated as MTIKVGINGFGRIGRCTLSHIASSLRNDIDVVAVNATGPLETSAHLIKYDSVHGRFPNAVTLTNDTMDLGRGPIRMMSTYDMNELDWTGVDVVLECTGKFNDGEKARTHMERGARKVLLSAPGKNVDKTVVFGVNDEQLAANDRMISNGSCTTNCLAPLAKVLDRAFGIERGVMTTIHSYTGDQPTLDRRHKDLYRARAAAMAMIPTSTGAAKALGEVLPNLAGKLDGTAMRVPTPNVSAVDLTFEAGRDVTVDEVNAAVAEAAAGPMGRVLAYDDEQKVSIDFNHTEYSSIFAPDQTKVVGGRLVRVLAWYDNEWAFSVRMADVAVAMGRLT; from the coding sequence ATGACCATCAAAGTCGGCATCAACGGGTTTGGACGCATCGGGCGCTGTACCCTCAGCCACATCGCATCATCGCTGCGCAACGACATCGACGTGGTGGCCGTGAATGCCACCGGCCCGCTTGAGACCTCGGCCCACCTGATCAAATATGACAGCGTGCATGGCCGTTTTCCAAACGCGGTGACGCTGACGAACGACACGATGGATCTGGGCCGTGGCCCGATCCGCATGATGTCCACCTACGACATGAATGAACTTGACTGGACGGGCGTCGATGTTGTGCTGGAATGCACTGGCAAATTCAATGACGGCGAAAAGGCCAGGACGCATATGGAGCGCGGCGCACGCAAGGTGCTGCTGTCGGCCCCGGGCAAGAACGTGGACAAGACAGTTGTCTTCGGGGTGAACGACGAACAGCTCGCAGCCAATGACCGCATGATCTCGAACGGGTCGTGCACGACAAACTGCCTGGCCCCGCTGGCAAAGGTTCTGGACCGTGCCTTTGGCATCGAACGCGGTGTGATGACCACCATTCACAGCTACACCGGCGACCAGCCAACGCTGGACCGGCGCCACAAGGATCTGTACCGCGCCCGCGCCGCAGCCATGGCGATGATCCCCACCTCGACCGGTGCCGCCAAGGCGCTGGGTGAGGTTCTGCCCAATCTGGCGGGCAAGCTGGACGGCACCGCCATGCGCGTGCCCACGCCGAACGTGAGCGCCGTCGATCTGACATTCGAAGCGGGCCGTGACGTGACCGTCGACGAGGTGAACGCCGCCGTGGCAGAGGCCGCCGCAGGCCCGATGGGCCGTGTTCTGGCCTATGACGACGAACAGAAGGTCAGTATCGACTTTAACCACACCGAATACTCGTCGATCTTTGCCCCCGACCAGACCAAGGTTGTCGGGGGGCGTCTGGTCCGTGTACTGGCGTGGTACGACAATGAATGGGCGTTTTCGGTGCGCATGGCCGACGTGGCCGTTGCGATGGGCCGTCTGACCTGA
- a CDS encoding DUF808 domain-containing protein, translated as MSGLIALLDDVAGIAKVAAASVDDVIGQAAKAGSKAAGAVIDDAAVTPKYVHGFSADRELPIIWRIAKGSFKNKLVFLLPIGLLLSNFAPWAIPPLLMLGGSYLCFEGAEKVAHVMGWGHGHEDYQGKETEIEDPAHLEEQKAKGAIKTDFILSAEIMTIALAAIPESNFWMEAATLATVAIMITVAVYGSVALIVKADDAGLALAQRGRLGLTRALGRGIVKVMPGFMKLLTIVGTGAMLWVGGEIIVHGLAQMGWHAPEDAVYGIAKAVGGDAAAAVWGVKAALHGVLGLAWGFVLIPVGEKVITPLWRGVSSRLARA; from the coding sequence ATGAGCGGACTTATTGCGCTTTTGGATGATGTCGCGGGAATCGCCAAGGTGGCGGCGGCCTCTGTCGATGATGTGATCGGGCAGGCGGCCAAGGCGGGATCCAAAGCAGCCGGTGCCGTGATTGACGACGCCGCCGTGACACCGAAATACGTCCATGGCTTTTCTGCCGACCGCGAGTTGCCGATCATCTGGCGCATTGCAAAGGGGTCGTTCAAGAACAAGCTGGTATTTTTGCTGCCCATCGGCCTTTTGCTGTCGAACTTCGCGCCCTGGGCTATCCCGCCGCTTCTGATGCTGGGCGGATCATACCTGTGTTTCGAAGGCGCCGAAAAGGTCGCGCATGTGATGGGCTGGGGCCACGGGCACGAGGATTACCAGGGCAAGGAAACCGAGATCGAGGATCCCGCGCACCTGGAAGAACAGAAGGCCAAGGGCGCGATCAAGACCGATTTCATCCTGTCGGCCGAGATCATGACAATCGCGCTTGCGGCAATCCCGGAAAGCAACTTCTGGATGGAAGCGGCAACGCTTGCGACCGTCGCAATCATGATCACCGTGGCGGTCTATGGATCGGTGGCGCTGATTGTGAAGGCCGATGATGCAGGGCTGGCCCTGGCACAGCGGGGGCGGTTGGGTCTGACCCGTGCACTGGGACGGGGCATCGTGAAGGTCATGCCCGGATTCATGAAGCTCCTGACCATTGTCGGCACCGGCGCGATGCTTTGGGTGGGGGGCGAGATTATCGTCCACGGTCTTGCGCAGATGGGCTGGCACGCACCCGAAGACGCCGTGTACGGAATTGCCAAGGCTGTCGGCGGTGACGCGGCCGCGGCGGTGTGGGGGGTAAAGGCGGCTTTGCACGGTGTGCTGGGTCTGGCGTGGGGCTTTGTCCTGATCCCGGTGGGTGAAAAGGTGATTACGCCGCTCTGGCGCGGCGTGTCCTCGCGACTGGCCCGGGCATAA